A window of Elgaria multicarinata webbii isolate HBS135686 ecotype San Diego chromosome 2, rElgMul1.1.pri, whole genome shotgun sequence contains these coding sequences:
- the RAD51 gene encoding DNA repair protein RAD51 homolog 1 gives MATQMQCDASINISTEDESFGPQPISRLEQCGINANDVKKLEEAGFHTVEAVAYAPKKELLNIKGISEAKADKILAEAAKLVPMGFTTATEFHQRRSEIIQITTGSKELDKLLQGGIETGSITEMFGEFRTGKTQLCHTLAVTCQLPIDRGGGEGKSMYIDTEGTFRPERLLAVAERYGLSGSDVLDNVAYARGFNTDHQTQLLYQASAMMTESRYALLIVDSATALYRTDYSGRGELSARQMHLARFLRMLLRLADEFGVAVVITNQVVAQVDGAAMFAADPKKPIGGNIIAHASTTRLYLRKGRGETRICKIYDSPCLPEAEAMFAINADGVGDAKD, from the exons ATGGCCACTCAGATGCAGTGTGATGCAAGCATCAATATATCAACAGAAGATGAAAGCTTTGGTCCTCAACCCATTTCACGGCTAGAG CAATGTGGCATAAATGCAAATGATGTGAAGAAGTTAGAAGAAGCTGGATTTCACACAGTAGAAGCTGTTGCCTATGCACCAAAGAAGGAATTGCTCAATATTAAAGGCATCAGTGAAGCTAAAGCAGATAAAATTCTG GCAGAAGCAGCAAAATTGGTTCCAATGGGTTTTACTACAGCAACAGAGTTTCATCAACGGAGATCAGAGATCATTCAGATCACCACTGGATCCAAAGAACTTGATAAGCTCCTTCAAG GTGGAATAGAAACTGGATCTATAACAGAGATGTTTGGAGAATTCCGCACAGGAAAGACTCAGTTGTGTCATACGTTGGCAGTAACCTGTCAA CTCCCTATTGATCGAGGTGGTGGTGAAGGGAAGTCTATGTACATTGACACAGAGGGCACTTTCCGTCCAGAACGTTTGCTTGCTGTGGCTGAGAG GTATGGCTTATCTGGTAGTGACGTGCTTGATAATGTGGCATACGCTCGAGGATTTAACACAGACCATCAGACTCAGCTCCTTTACCAAGCATCTGCTATGATGACTGaatcaag ATATGCTTTGCTGATAGTAGACAGTGCCACTGCCCTCTACAGGACAGATTACTCTGGCCGGGGTGAACTGTCAGCCAGGCAGATGCATTTGGCTAGATTTCTACGCATGTTGCTTCGACTTGCAGATGAG TTTGGTGTGGCTGTAGTGATCACGAACCAGGTGGTAGCACAAGTAGATGGAGCTGCAATGTTTGCTGCAGATCCCAAGAAACCTATTGGGGGAAATATTATTGCCCATGCTTCAACAACCAG GCTGTATTTGAGAAAAGGTCGAGGTGAAACTAGGATATGCAAAATCTATGATTCACCTTGCCTCCCTGAAGCAGAAGCCATGTTTGCTATTAATGCTGATGGAGTAGGAGATGCTAAAGACTGA